The Humulus lupulus chromosome 3, drHumLupu1.1, whole genome shotgun sequence genome window below encodes:
- the LOC133825478 gene encoding uncharacterized protein LOC133825478: protein MLLDTETRYSMMEKLVLALIMAKKKLRQYFEGHTIIVYTDYPLKQVLNKLDLSGRLSKWAIELETYDIRFLPQKSKKGQVLADFLVEIQSFTPDTLPELLESEAEWMWTMHTDGASNSQGAGINVVLEAPSGLRIEEAIRLEKFATNNKAEYETLIYGLELARDMGIRRLKVRGDSKLMIEQVVEAKRLLEEIHEGACGNHIGGRSLAQKALTARYYWPYMMTEARDYAKKCDKCQRFAPTIHQPAKVLHSTIAPWPFAKWGMEVVGELPRATGGKRYALLATNYFTKWVVAEAYVTVSKTDTIASYGSTSSANLGYYGK from the exons ATGCTACTAGACACTGAAACGCGCTACAgcatgatggaaaaattggtCCTCGCACTAATTATGGCAAAGAAGAAGCTACGACAATATTTTGAAGGTCATACCATCATTGTATACACAGACTACCCACTGAAGCAGGTCTtgaacaaactcgatctctctggTAGATTATCCAAATGGGCAATTGAACTCGAGACATATGATATACGGTTCTTGCCGCAAAAATCAAAGAAAGGCCAAGTCCTAGCTGATTTCCTAGTTGAGATACAATCTTTTACCCCAGATACCTTACCTGAACTACTGGAATCAGAAGCTGAATGGATGTGGACAATGCACACAGACGGAGCCTCCAATTCTCAAGGAGCTGGAATCAATGTCGTATTGGAGGCACCCTCTGGATTGAGAATTGAGGAAGCCATACGGTTGGAAAAATTTGCAACAAATAACAAGGCCGAGTATGAGACTCTGATTTATGGTTTAGAATTAGCACGAGACATGGGCATCAGACGGTTAAAAGTTAGAGGAGATTCAAAACTAATGATAGAGCAAGTGGTCG AAGCTAAAAGATTATTAGAGGAGATCCATGAAGGAGCATGTGGGAACCACATAGGGGGACGAAGCTTGGCGCAAAAAGCACTCACAGCAAGGTACTACtggccatacatgatgacagaagcGCGCGACTATGCaaagaagtgtgacaaatgccagagatttgcacccaccatccatcaacCCGCTAAAGTTCTACACTCCACCATCgcaccttggccttttgcaaagtGGGGGATGGAAGTAGTGGGGGAACTGCCCAGAGCTACTGGAGGAAAGCGGTACGCTTTGTTAGCCAccaattacttcactaaatgggttgTAGCAGAGGCGTACGTCACGGTGAGCAAAACAGACACCATAGCTTCATATGGAAGCACATCATCTGCCAATTTGGGATACTATGGGAAATAG